A portion of the Bactrocera neohumeralis isolate Rockhampton chromosome 2, APGP_CSIRO_Bneo_wtdbg2-racon-allhic-juicebox.fasta_v2, whole genome shotgun sequence genome contains these proteins:
- the LOC126758622 gene encoding uncharacterized protein LOC126758622 isoform X2 encodes MSNNAYSASESDASESADNTFCIFLHLVEGDFTERHKDKVILTASLNGVKFEVEGHSTETVTIFNSNCIWECELSDIKRMKTDNRPVKLEIFIKSGRTDTSPRRGIGSLLLPIRGVPVIAALKNVQLKLHWHKLNVLSSEWRQNKPEIYLLLVIVKKNLIDNGQFEVFLGKRKGLLNEGISPKSSETSLMLQSQSNVYVQLLEQVGLIQVGNNPDVDCDIFNVTLTFKQVKNLLKVLEMEKNFHRQTRTFVFHYDFLGSTSQLEMIANQSDCYAINEKVSLTFKSSLKSLRLYFQRIFFIPISIFVNNTVVGNFRLDFSKLLPEDTHFNTSKAFTKYGTSYFDHINKIVSPRMPKPSVDYIFSMQLVTNFSKKLNPEHGPLTEAYASYKIDEKGAADITECYRNLDFPNTLQQKRALYDQGQISSRNFANFEMYERNYMKMQTDAFIIGRVLGENTELFAKSSEDFCRNTDPLARRLSRPILSNYTDNEQVQSLESISNIEISRASYMPIKPQNRSIGVNTDQLETDPEEMTMKIVRELEEWKAQQMEHFIKGLEQKEVEYLGKLNKEWEQQRSILQARLEAKLSECERLNAELEKAHAELNSNALKHQETISIVQTVKQDIERSYAEKFQQLDDEMQRLKHEMQQRATESAERDVEQVQQKCQAADVIGLESETEKLEMKMRIEQLEKQLTAVEKTHFSAEQLQGMLADLQKQTERFADIEKAKDYYKAQWSKSARELHMLQMALLKQKEAALEEKKDVEVDICLEEILEEEQEALHSDRNELKYIKDILYDSLESASLDDLQVD; translated from the exons ATGAGCAATAATGCTTACTCCGCCTCGGAGAGCGATGCTTCCGAATCCGCGGATAatacattttgcatatttttacatCTTGTAGAAG GAGATTTTACAGAACGTCATAAAGATAAGGTTATACTTACTGCCTCTTTAAATGGTGTGAAATTCGAAGTAGAGGGTCACTCGACAGAAACTGTGACCATCTTTAACAGCAATTGTATTTGGGAGTGTGAGCTCAGTGATATTAAACG AATGAAAACAGACAATCGGCCCGTTAAACTGGAAATCTTTATTAAAAGTGGTAGAACGGATACATCTCCTCGTCGAGGAATTGGATCATTGCTTTTACCAATCAGAGGGGTTCCAGTAATAGCGGCATTGAAGAACGTGCAG tTGAAACTACATTGGCATAAACTTAATGTACTAAGTTCGGAATGGCGGCAAAATAAACCGgagatttatttgcttttagtgATCGTAAAAAAGAATCTTATTGATAATGGCCAATTTGAAGTGTTTTTGGGAAag AGAAAAGGTTTACTTAATGAAGGAATTTCTCCGAAATCGTCTGAGACATCACTAATGTTACAGTCACAAagtaatgtatatgtacagctTCTGGAACAAGTAGGGCTCATCCAAGTGGGCAACAATCCAGATGTGGATTGTGACATTTTCAATGTGACTTTAACatttaaacaagtaaagaaTCTATTGAAAGTGCTGGAAATGGAGAAGAACTTCCACCGTCAAACTAGAACTTTTGTTTTCCACTACGATTTTTTAGGGAGCACTTCGCAGCTGGAAATGATAGCAAATCAGTCTGATTGCTATGCTatcaatgaaaaagtttcgctGACATTTAAGTCGTCATTGAAAAGTCTACGATTATATTTTCAACGGATATTCTTTATACCAATAAGCATTTTCGTCAATAATACGGTTGTGG GAAACTTTCGGTTGGATTTTTCCAAGTTATTACCAGAAGATACTCACTTCAACACGAGCAAGGCTTTTACAAAATATGGCACCTCTTATTTCGaccatataaataaaattgtaagtcCTAGAATGCCGAAGCCTTCAGTGGATTATATTTTTAGCATGCAACTTGTgacaaacttttcaaaaaaattaaacccaGAGCATGGGCCACTGACTGAGGCTTACGCTTCGTATAAAATCGATGAAAAGGGAGCAGCTGACATTACAGAGTGCTATCGGAATTTGGATTTTCCCAACACTTTGCAACAAAAGCGTGCTCTTTATGACCAAGGCCAAATAAGTAGTCgcaattttgccaattttgaAATGTACGAACGGAATTATATGAAAATGCAAACTGACGCTTTTATAATTGGACGTGTTCTGGGGGAAAACACTGAACTATTTGCTAAATCATCGGAAGATTTTTGCAGAAACACTGATCCTTTGGCACGTCGGCTAAGTAGACCAATATTATCTAATTACACCGACAATGAACAGGTACAATCGCTGGAAAGCATTTCCAATATTGAAATTTCAAGGGCAAGTTACATGCCAATCAAACCCCAAAATCGATCTATTGGCGTTAATACCGATCAGTTAGAGACCGATCCTGAGGAAATGACAATGAAAATTGTTAGGGAATTAGAGGAATGGAAAGCACAGCAAATGGAACACTTCATTAAAGGTTTGGAACAAAAGGAGGTCGAATATTTAGGCAAACTTAATAAAGAATGGGAGCAGCAACGGTCGATACTACAAGCTAGACTAGAAGCAAAACTTTCCGAATGTGAGAGATTGAATGCAGAATTAGAAAAGGCTCATGCAGAATTAAATTCAAATGCATTAAAGCATCAGGAGACAATTAGCATCGTACAGACAGTGAAACAGGATATTGAAAGAAGTTATGCGGAAAAGTTTCAGCAATTAGACGATGAGATGCAACGACTCAAGCACGAAATGCAGCAGCGTGCCACAGAAAGTGCAGAACGTGATGTGGAACAAGTACAGCAAAAGTGTCAAGCAGCGGACGTGATTGGTTTAGAGTCTGAGACTGAAAAGCTGGAAATGAAGATGCGAATTGAGCAATTGGAAAAACAATTGACGGCTGTGGAGAAAACACATTTCTCAGCAGAGCAACTGCAAGGCATGCTTGCAGATCTA CAAAAACAAACGGAACGTTttgcagacattgagaaagccaAAGACTATTATAAAGCACAGTGGTCGAAGTCGGCACGAGAACTGCATATGTTGCAAATGGCTTTGTTGAAACAGAAAGAGGCAGCATTGGAAGAAAAGAAAGATGTAGAAGTTGA TATATGTTTGGAAGAGATTTTGGAAGAGGAACAAGAAGCTTTGCATAGTGATCGTAACGAATTGAAGTATATCAAGGATATACTTTATGATTCCTTGGAGTCTGCGTCACTTGACGATCTGCAAGTTGACTAA
- the LOC126758622 gene encoding uncharacterized protein LOC126758622 isoform X1 produces MSNNAYSASESDASESADNTFCIFLHLVEGIGLHRRDGVGDFTERHKDKVILTASLNGVKFEVEGHSTETVTIFNSNCIWECELSDIKRMKTDNRPVKLEIFIKSGRTDTSPRRGIGSLLLPIRGVPVIAALKNVQLKLHWHKLNVLSSEWRQNKPEIYLLLVIVKKNLIDNGQFEVFLGKRKGLLNEGISPKSSETSLMLQSQSNVYVQLLEQVGLIQVGNNPDVDCDIFNVTLTFKQVKNLLKVLEMEKNFHRQTRTFVFHYDFLGSTSQLEMIANQSDCYAINEKVSLTFKSSLKSLRLYFQRIFFIPISIFVNNTVVGNFRLDFSKLLPEDTHFNTSKAFTKYGTSYFDHINKIVSPRMPKPSVDYIFSMQLVTNFSKKLNPEHGPLTEAYASYKIDEKGAADITECYRNLDFPNTLQQKRALYDQGQISSRNFANFEMYERNYMKMQTDAFIIGRVLGENTELFAKSSEDFCRNTDPLARRLSRPILSNYTDNEQVQSLESISNIEISRASYMPIKPQNRSIGVNTDQLETDPEEMTMKIVRELEEWKAQQMEHFIKGLEQKEVEYLGKLNKEWEQQRSILQARLEAKLSECERLNAELEKAHAELNSNALKHQETISIVQTVKQDIERSYAEKFQQLDDEMQRLKHEMQQRATESAERDVEQVQQKCQAADVIGLESETEKLEMKMRIEQLEKQLTAVEKTHFSAEQLQGMLADLQKQTERFADIEKAKDYYKAQWSKSARELHMLQMALLKQKEAALEEKKDVEVDICLEEILEEEQEALHSDRNELKYIKDILYDSLESASLDDLQVD; encoded by the exons ATGAGCAATAATGCTTACTCCGCCTCGGAGAGCGATGCTTCCGAATCCGCGGATAatacattttgcatatttttacatCTTGTAGAAG GAATTGGTCTTCATCGTCGTGATGGTGTAGGAGATTTTACAGAACGTCATAAAGATAAGGTTATACTTACTGCCTCTTTAAATGGTGTGAAATTCGAAGTAGAGGGTCACTCGACAGAAACTGTGACCATCTTTAACAGCAATTGTATTTGGGAGTGTGAGCTCAGTGATATTAAACG AATGAAAACAGACAATCGGCCCGTTAAACTGGAAATCTTTATTAAAAGTGGTAGAACGGATACATCTCCTCGTCGAGGAATTGGATCATTGCTTTTACCAATCAGAGGGGTTCCAGTAATAGCGGCATTGAAGAACGTGCAG tTGAAACTACATTGGCATAAACTTAATGTACTAAGTTCGGAATGGCGGCAAAATAAACCGgagatttatttgcttttagtgATCGTAAAAAAGAATCTTATTGATAATGGCCAATTTGAAGTGTTTTTGGGAAag AGAAAAGGTTTACTTAATGAAGGAATTTCTCCGAAATCGTCTGAGACATCACTAATGTTACAGTCACAAagtaatgtatatgtacagctTCTGGAACAAGTAGGGCTCATCCAAGTGGGCAACAATCCAGATGTGGATTGTGACATTTTCAATGTGACTTTAACatttaaacaagtaaagaaTCTATTGAAAGTGCTGGAAATGGAGAAGAACTTCCACCGTCAAACTAGAACTTTTGTTTTCCACTACGATTTTTTAGGGAGCACTTCGCAGCTGGAAATGATAGCAAATCAGTCTGATTGCTATGCTatcaatgaaaaagtttcgctGACATTTAAGTCGTCATTGAAAAGTCTACGATTATATTTTCAACGGATATTCTTTATACCAATAAGCATTTTCGTCAATAATACGGTTGTGG GAAACTTTCGGTTGGATTTTTCCAAGTTATTACCAGAAGATACTCACTTCAACACGAGCAAGGCTTTTACAAAATATGGCACCTCTTATTTCGaccatataaataaaattgtaagtcCTAGAATGCCGAAGCCTTCAGTGGATTATATTTTTAGCATGCAACTTGTgacaaacttttcaaaaaaattaaacccaGAGCATGGGCCACTGACTGAGGCTTACGCTTCGTATAAAATCGATGAAAAGGGAGCAGCTGACATTACAGAGTGCTATCGGAATTTGGATTTTCCCAACACTTTGCAACAAAAGCGTGCTCTTTATGACCAAGGCCAAATAAGTAGTCgcaattttgccaattttgaAATGTACGAACGGAATTATATGAAAATGCAAACTGACGCTTTTATAATTGGACGTGTTCTGGGGGAAAACACTGAACTATTTGCTAAATCATCGGAAGATTTTTGCAGAAACACTGATCCTTTGGCACGTCGGCTAAGTAGACCAATATTATCTAATTACACCGACAATGAACAGGTACAATCGCTGGAAAGCATTTCCAATATTGAAATTTCAAGGGCAAGTTACATGCCAATCAAACCCCAAAATCGATCTATTGGCGTTAATACCGATCAGTTAGAGACCGATCCTGAGGAAATGACAATGAAAATTGTTAGGGAATTAGAGGAATGGAAAGCACAGCAAATGGAACACTTCATTAAAGGTTTGGAACAAAAGGAGGTCGAATATTTAGGCAAACTTAATAAAGAATGGGAGCAGCAACGGTCGATACTACAAGCTAGACTAGAAGCAAAACTTTCCGAATGTGAGAGATTGAATGCAGAATTAGAAAAGGCTCATGCAGAATTAAATTCAAATGCATTAAAGCATCAGGAGACAATTAGCATCGTACAGACAGTGAAACAGGATATTGAAAGAAGTTATGCGGAAAAGTTTCAGCAATTAGACGATGAGATGCAACGACTCAAGCACGAAATGCAGCAGCGTGCCACAGAAAGTGCAGAACGTGATGTGGAACAAGTACAGCAAAAGTGTCAAGCAGCGGACGTGATTGGTTTAGAGTCTGAGACTGAAAAGCTGGAAATGAAGATGCGAATTGAGCAATTGGAAAAACAATTGACGGCTGTGGAGAAAACACATTTCTCAGCAGAGCAACTGCAAGGCATGCTTGCAGATCTA CAAAAACAAACGGAACGTTttgcagacattgagaaagccaAAGACTATTATAAAGCACAGTGGTCGAAGTCGGCACGAGAACTGCATATGTTGCAAATGGCTTTGTTGAAACAGAAAGAGGCAGCATTGGAAGAAAAGAAAGATGTAGAAGTTGA TATATGTTTGGAAGAGATTTTGGAAGAGGAACAAGAAGCTTTGCATAGTGATCGTAACGAATTGAAGTATATCAAGGATATACTTTATGATTCCTTGGAGTCTGCGTCACTTGACGATCTGCAAGTTGACTAA
- the LOC126758656 gene encoding myogenesis-regulating glycosidase: protein MAYKSVVVTCALFALCLNTLQIDSCQSVEQRFKFPNSDIYLRLVRATPLQYQVMKGSKTLQTVSLENTSSDSNLELTDTGSYSLKTADTAITFELIANDGNIVHIRVSRSVPAGTQPIDCVDLDTPHTHWYGGPEYKDHYWPVEKQTLTNFSYVTKELENMGVAERYWLNTKGDFFYVDDNTPLFIELNSVGYENKLCFSALSALPFNPRTEKVTFIYHIGFAPNAKVAHMYAVNKFLSHPTDYPDERMVALPIWSTWALYKRDINDSVVREFADEIINKGFNNSQFEIDDDWEDCYGALTIRKSKFPDMKKLTDDLKAKGFRVTLWIHPFINKNCEPIYSESLNKSYLILDHNGNPDTQWWNSGEKESAYVDFTKPEVRTWFSDRLKKLQDEGIDSFKFDAGETSWMPEDPVLQGDLSLSPTQMTRDYLRTVAAFGPLVEVRSAQNTQDLPIFVRIVDKDSVWGWNNGLITLITTLLQMNLNGYPFVLPDMIGGNGYDGPPTKELFLRWLQANVFMPSLQFSYVPWNFDDEAIEISKKFVKMHEDFAPEIIKRFKLATETGEPVNLPLWWADPSDKVAQSVYDQFLLGDDIISAPVVQEGAIKRDIYLPKGQWKDGNTNEVHNGPKWLMAYSAPLDILPYFVRVQD, encoded by the exons ATGGCCTACAAAAGTGTTGTCGTGACTTGTGCCTTATTTGCACTATGTCTAAATACACTGCAAATCGATTCTTGCCAATCTGTAGAACAACGTTTCAAGTTCCCAAATAGTGATATTTATTTACGTTTGGTCCGCGCCACGCCACTACAGTATCAAGTAATGAAAG GTTCCAAGACACTACAAACTGTTTCGTTGGAGAACACATCCAGCGATAGTAATCTGGAGTTGACAGATACCGGTTCTTATTCACTTAAAACAGCAGACACAGCCATTACTTTTGAATTGATCGCCAACGATGgtaatattgtacatattcGTGTGTCGCGCAGCGTACCCGCTGGTACGCAACCTATTGATTGTGTCGACCTGGATACACCGCATACGCATTGGTATGGCGGGCCAGAATATAAAGATCACTACTGGCCCGTTGAGAAACAAACGCTGACGAATTTCTCCTATGTGACTAAGGAGCTGGAAAATATGGGCGTTGCTGAACGTTATTGGCTTAATACCAAGGGCGATTTCTTTTATGTCGACGATAATACACCTCTTTTTATCGAACTGAACTCCGTTGGTTACGAGAATAAATTATGTTTCAGCGCATTGAGTGCGCTGCCTTTCAATCCACGCACGGAAAAAGTAACTTTCATTTATCATATTGGCTTTGCGCCTAATGCAAAGGTGGCACATATGTACGCCGTGAACAAGTTCCTGAGTCATCCCACTGATTACCCGGATGAGCGCATGGTGGCACTTCCCATCTGGTCCACTTGGGCACTTTATAAGAGAGATATAAACGATTCCGTTGTGCGCGAGTTCGCCGATGAAATCATAAATAAGGGTTTCAACAATAGTCAATTCGAAATCGATGATGATTGGGAGGATTGCTATGGTGCATTGACGATccgtaaatcgaaatttcccgATATGAAGAAACTGACAGATGACTTAAAGGCGAAAGGCTTTCGGGTCACGCTGTGGATTCATCCGTTCATCAATAAAAACTGCGAACCCATTTATAGTGAGTCTCTCAACAAGAG cTACTTAATCCTTGATCATAATGGCAATCCCGATACGCAATGGTGGAACAGCGGCGAAAAGGAGTCTGCTTATGTTGACTTTACAAAACCGGAAGTACGCACTTGGTTCAGTGACCGTTTGAAAAAATTGCAGGACGAAGGCATTGACAGTTTCAAATTCGACGCAGGCGAGACAAGTTGGATGCCAGAAGATCCAGTACTGCAGGGAGACTTAAGCCTCTCGCCAACACAAATGACACGCGACTATCTGCGTACCGTAGCGGCTTTCGGTCCCCTAGTGGAAGTACGTTCCGCTCAGAATACACAGGATTTACCTATTTTCGTACGTATTGTCGATAAGGACTCTGTATGGGGTTGGAATAACGGTTTAATAACGCTCATAACAACATTACTGCAAATGAATTTGAACGGATATCCGTTCGTCCTGCCCGACATGATCGGCGGTAACGGATATGACGGCCCACCAACTAAAGAACTGTTTCTGCGTTGGCTGCAAGCAAATGTTTTCATGCCGAGCTTGCAATTTTCATACGTACCATGGAACTTCGATGATGAGGCTATTGAGATcagtaaaaaatttgtaaaaatgcaCGAAGATTTCGCGCCTGAAATTATTAAACGTTTCAAACTAGCAACGGAAACAGGTGAACCCGTAAATCTGCCACTCTGGTGGGCCGATCCAAGCGACAAGGTTGCTCAAAGCGTATATGATC aatttcttcTTGGCGACGACATCATTTCTGCACCTGTTGTTCAAGAAGGTGCTATCAAACGCGATATCTACTTGCCTAAAGGACAATGGAAAGACGGCAATACCAATGAAGTACACAATGGTCCTAAATGGTTAATGGCATACAGTGCGCCTTTAGACATTCTACCGTACTTTGTGCGCGTACAGGATTAA